The genomic segment AGGAGCCATTACGCGGGAGTTCCAGTAGTCGTCCGAATAGCTGCGGAAAGCAGCAGGCAGCAAGGCCGTTTCGCAGTGGTGATAGTCGCCGCTGTTGATGATTACATCGGCGGTGAAGGTGCCGTTATCGGTTACTACGGCCATAATTTTTCCGCCTTTGACCTCCAACTGCCGCACAGGAGTGTTCAATTGAATTTTCACGCCTTTTTCTACGGCAACGGCAGTCATTCCCTCGGCAATTTTGTGCATCCCTCCCATCGGATACCATGTACCCAACTTGATGTCAGCGTAGTTCATCAGGCTGTAAAGGGCAGGAATAGTTTTTGCCGTTCCGCCCAGAAACAGCACGGGAAACTCCATGATTTTAATCAAGCGCTCGTCTTTGAAAAACTTGCGCACATGTGCCGACATGCTTTTGAGCAAATCCAGACGGAAAACTTCCAGCAAAAGGCGCGGGTCGGCAAATTCGGTCAGGGAAAGGCTCGGCTTATAGACAAATTCGTTGATACCGACTTTGTATTTGTAAGCAGCCTGTTTAAGGAACTCGTCTAATTTAGGGCCAACGCCCGGCTCTAATGATTCGCAAAGTTTGCGAAATTCTTGATAGTCGGCAGGTAAATCCACGCGCTCGTTTCCTTCCAGAAATACGCTGTACGAAGGGTCTAAGCGCACCAATTCGTAGTAATCGCTTACTTTTTTGCCAAACCAGCCGAAGTAGGTTTCAAATACATCGGGCATCCAATACCAACTTGGCCCCATGTCAAAGCGGAAGCCGTCTTTTTCCATGATGCGGGCACGTCCGCCGGTTTGGTTGTGCTTTTCCAACAGGGTAACGTCCCAGCCCATATCTGCCAGATGAGTGGCGGCGGAAAGCCCCGAAAACCCCGCACCGATTACTATTGCTTTTTTTGCCATGCAGAAAGAATCAGAATTTGCTTCAAATATACGCTTAACTACAAATCGGCTGCCTTGGTTTGGAAAACGGCAGCAGGCAGTTGAAAATGTATCGGATAAAGCACCGGCTCGCATTATTGCCAATGACGCGGTTTTATACTGACTTTTTACCTCCGAAATCCGAATTCCGAAATGCCAATTCCAATTGCCTGCTTACTTTACCACACCCAACTCACACTTAGCCCACCAAAGAAATTGCGCGGTGCACCCGGGTAGTAGTAGCGCGGCACATTGCCAGTCGCATTGACCAGAATCATGCTTGCATAGCGCTCATCGGTTAGGTTTAGGCAGCCGCCGTACAGGTGTAACGCCAGATGTTCCCAAAATGTGTGCCTGTACCCTACACGGCTGTTCAGCACGCGGTAGGCATCTGATTGCAGGGCGTTATCGTCGCGCATGGGCATTGCACCCACTGCCTGCAAGTTCAGCGAGGCATAGAAGCCGATGTCTGTTTGCAGGTCTAAGCCTGTGGCGAGTACGTGACGCGGCACACCTGTCAGCGGATTGCCCGAATAGTCCGCATCCAAATCTTTGAAATCCTCAAAGCGGTACGGAGAATAGCTGTAATTGGCAAACACCTGTAAAACAGGTTGTTGTCGGCGGCTTTTCAGCAAAGTATATTGCAGCGCTGCCTCTGCGCCCGCATGTAGCGTTCGGCCTGCATTGATGCCCACGAAAGCATCATCGCCGGTGCGGCGCGCCACTAACAGGTTGCGGATATCCATTGTATAGGCCGAAAGGTCATAGTGCAGGTTTTGCCACTCGCCCCGCCAGCCGATTTCGTAGTTCATGCCTGTTTCGGGGCGGATGTCGGGGTTGATTTGTCCGCTCGGGGTGAGCGTTTCTGCCAGTGTCGGCGGTGAAAATCCGTGGCTAATGCTTGCAAAAACTGCCTGTTTATCGGCAAAAGCATGATTCAGCGCAAGGCGCGGGGAAAATATTGCACCAAAGTTGCGGCTGCCCGAAAGGTCGCGGTTGCCGGAGCGGAACAGGTCTGTGTAGTCGTAGTTGGTTTGGTTCAAATTCAGCCCTGCCACCAGCGTTGTGCGTTCTTTCCAGATAATTTCTGCCTGCGTAAAAAGGTTGAGGTAGCGGCGTTGTTCCTCATTGTCGCTGATGATGGCTCCCTGCCTGCCGCCTGCGTTGCGGTAGGTTTGCCATTTGTAAAACTCACCGTAAATCTCCGTGCCCAGTAAGGCCTTGAAAGTCAAGCCATTGCCATTGTCGGCTTTGTATTGCAGTTTACCTCTGCCGCCCGTTGCCTGAGCCGATTCACGCAGAAAATTGAAAGGTCGCGGTTCGTCGTTGGTGCGCTGCTGTATGAACAGGCTGCCCGTCAGTTCCCAGCGTGTACCGAAACGATGCTCTACCGAAGTGCCCGCCAGTGTTTTTTGGTAGGCTTCATAACCGCGCAGCGCAAGCCAGTTGGCAGCAGCAGCGCGTGGATTGTTGCGGAAAGTCGCCTCATCAATTGAACTTGGGATATAGGCTTTTACCTCTATTCGGTTGGCCAGCAAGCTGACGGTCGTGCTTTCGCCCGCATAGAACTGCCCGTGCAGCGAAAGCAGGTTGCGGAAATAGGCGCTGTTTTCGCGGAAGCCGTCGGCTTGCTGATAGCTATGCACTAATCGGATGTTAGCGCGCTCATTACCCGACTGCGCATGGCTTACGATGCGTTGCAGCCCAAAACTGCCTGCCATGTACTCCGTCCCTACTTGCGATTG from the Rhodoflexus caldus genome contains:
- a CDS encoding phytoene desaturase family protein, whose amino-acid sequence is MAKKAIVIGAGFSGLSAATHLADMGWDVTLLEKHNQTGGRARIMEKDGFRFDMGPSWYWMPDVFETYFGWFGKKVSDYYELVRLDPSYSVFLEGNERVDLPADYQEFRKLCESLEPGVGPKLDEFLKQAAYKYKVGINEFVYKPSLSLTEFADPRLLLEVFRLDLLKSMSAHVRKFFKDERLIKIMEFPVLFLGGTAKTIPALYSLMNYADIKLGTWYPMGGMHKIAEGMTAVAVEKGVKIQLNTPVRQLEVKGGKIMAVVTDNGTFTADVIINSGDYHHCETALLPAAFRSYSDDYWNSRVMAPSSLLYYLGINKRLKNLLHHNLFFDEDFNRHAAEIYDTPRWPERPLFYASAPSLTDPSIAPEGCENMFLLIPIAPGMPDTPEIREKYYHIVMERLEQRTGQEIRPHVIVKETFAYQDFVSEYHSFKGNAYGLANTLTQTAILKPSLRSKKVSNLFHTGQLTVPGPGVPPSLISGRVVAQVVERTVR
- a CDS encoding TonB-dependent receptor domain-containing protein, with the protein product MFNDSYKYLLCLIVIAALSLPAPAQIRGYVIDLATNLPLPQVSVQYGQKQTATDNKGIFNLAEIKAGDTLRLSHVGYETLLWRVPAATGSFTIALQATYTTLNEVLITGMEADAPLLRVPAAVAVLSLRDLQRDNNVIIAPALNRIPGVLMQSGTLNTNKLIIRGIGSRSLFSTNKIRAYFNDIPLTTGDGETTLEDIDLGIVDRVEVIKGPSSSVYGAGLGGTLLLGASRSGFKQSQVGTEYMAGSFGLQRIVSHAQSGNERANIRLVHSYQQADGFRENSAYFRNLLSLHGQFYAGESTTVSLLANRIEVKAYIPSSIDEATFRNNPRAAAANWLALRGYEAYQKTLAGTSVEHRFGTRWELTGSLFIQQRTNDEPRPFNFLRESAQATGGRGKLQYKADNGNGLTFKALLGTEIYGEFYKWQTYRNAGGRQGAIISDNEEQRRYLNLFTQAEIIWKERTTLVAGLNLNQTNYDYTDLFRSGNRDLSGSRNFGAIFSPRLALNHAFADKQAVFASISHGFSPPTLAETLTPSGQINPDIRPETGMNYEIGWRGEWQNLHYDLSAYTMDIRNLLVARRTGDDAFVGINAGRTLHAGAEAALQYTLLKSRRQQPVLQVFANYSYSPYRFEDFKDLDADYSGNPLTGVPRHVLATGLDLQTDIGFYASLNLQAVGAMPMRDDNALQSDAYRVLNSRVGYRHTFWEHLALHLYGGCLNLTDERYASMILVNATGNVPRYYYPGAPRNFFGGLSVSWVW